A window of the Microbacterium sp. LWH13-1.2 genome harbors these coding sequences:
- the tsaD gene encoding tRNA (adenosine(37)-N6)-threonylcarbamoyltransferase complex transferase subunit TsaD has product MTEPLVLGIETSCDETGIGIVRGRTLLSNTIASSMDEHARYGGVVPEVAARAHLEALQPSIDAALAEAGVRLDDLDAVAVTSGPGLAGALMVGVGAAKGLAVALDKPLYAVNHLVGHIAADILTPDSDPLEYPTIALLVSGGHTSLLHVRDLTTDVEMLGETMDDAAGEAFDKVARLLSLPYPGGPEIDRAALDGDPNAIRFPRGLSRASDLAKHRYDFSFSGLKTAVARWVERCEADGVPVPVADVAASFREAVVDVLVTKALAACADLGVPRLLLGGGVIANRRLREVALARAEAAGVTVRIPPLSLCTDNGAMIAALAAELIASGRRPSTFAFGADSTLPVTQIQVDERVAVM; this is encoded by the coding sequence ATGACCGAGCCGCTGGTGCTGGGCATCGAGACGAGCTGCGACGAGACCGGGATCGGGATCGTGCGCGGCCGCACCCTGCTGTCGAACACGATCGCCTCGAGCATGGACGAGCATGCCCGCTATGGAGGAGTCGTTCCGGAGGTCGCGGCACGTGCCCATCTCGAGGCGCTGCAGCCGTCGATCGACGCTGCGCTCGCCGAGGCAGGCGTGCGACTCGACGACCTCGATGCGGTGGCCGTGACGAGCGGCCCCGGCCTCGCGGGCGCGCTCATGGTCGGAGTGGGGGCCGCGAAGGGCCTGGCCGTGGCGCTCGACAAGCCTCTGTACGCGGTGAACCATCTCGTGGGCCACATCGCGGCCGACATCCTCACCCCGGACTCCGATCCCCTGGAGTATCCGACGATCGCGCTGCTCGTCTCGGGTGGACACACGTCGCTGCTCCACGTGCGCGACCTCACCACCGACGTCGAGATGCTCGGCGAGACCATGGACGACGCGGCCGGTGAGGCGTTCGACAAGGTCGCCCGTCTGCTGTCGCTGCCGTACCCCGGCGGACCGGAGATCGATCGGGCAGCCCTCGACGGCGATCCGAACGCGATCCGATTCCCGCGTGGTCTCTCGCGGGCATCCGACCTGGCGAAGCACCGTTATGACTTCTCGTTCTCGGGCCTCAAGACGGCCGTCGCACGCTGGGTGGAGCGCTGCGAGGCAGACGGCGTGCCCGTGCCCGTCGCCGATGTGGCTGCGAGCTTCCGCGAGGCCGTCGTGGATGTGCTGGTGACCAAGGCGCTCGCCGCCTGTGCCGACCTCGGCGTCCCCCGTCTGCTGCTCGGCGGTGGCGTGATCGCGAACCGTCGGCTGCGCGAGGTCGCCCTCGCCAGGGCCGAGGCCGCGGGAGTCACCGTCCGCATCCCCCCGCTGTCGCTGTGCACCGACAACGGGGCGATGATCGCCGCTCTCGCGGCCGAGCTGATCGCGTCGGGCCGCCGCCCGTCGACCTTCGCGTTCGGTGCGGACTCGACTCTTCCCGTCACCCAGATCCAGGTCGATGAGCGCGTCGCGGTGATGTGA
- the tsaB gene encoding tRNA (adenosine(37)-N6)-threonylcarbamoyltransferase complex dimerization subunit type 1 TsaB, which produces MILAVDTSLGTAVALIDDDGTRLSDASAADPLGHAEVIGDLLVRAISETGRGEIAHVVAGMGPGPFTGLRIGIAAARAFALGRGIPVIPVPSHLAAAFTAIERDAVMGPFAIVTDARRREVAITVFDGTDADGIPLMTVDTRLVPSVDADEYLDGVRRIDVATLSAVDLARVGARAVAAGRTLAGDEPLYLRHPDVTVPGAPKKVGR; this is translated from the coding sequence GTGATCCTCGCCGTCGACACCTCCCTGGGCACCGCCGTCGCCCTCATCGACGACGACGGCACCCGTCTCTCCGACGCCTCCGCCGCCGACCCCCTCGGGCACGCCGAGGTCATCGGAGATCTGCTGGTCCGAGCGATCAGCGAGACCGGACGCGGTGAGATCGCCCATGTGGTCGCCGGAATGGGGCCCGGCCCCTTCACCGGACTCCGCATCGGCATCGCGGCCGCGCGCGCGTTCGCGCTGGGGCGTGGAATCCCCGTCATCCCCGTGCCGAGCCACCTCGCTGCAGCATTCACCGCGATCGAGCGGGATGCCGTCATGGGGCCGTTCGCGATCGTCACCGACGCGCGTCGTCGTGAGGTCGCCATCACGGTGTTCGACGGGACGGATGCCGACGGCATCCCGCTCATGACCGTCGACACGAGGCTGGTGCCGAGCGTGGACGCGGATGAGTACCTCGACGGTGTCCGCCGCATCGACGTCGCGACCCTCTCGGCCGTGGACCTCGCCCGCGTGGGGGCCAGGGCTGTGGCCGCGGGGCGCACCCTCGCCGGTGACGAGCCGCTGTATCTGCGACACCCCGATGTGACCGTGCCCGGCGCGCCGAAGAAGGTGGGGCGATGA
- a CDS encoding class I SAM-dependent methyltransferase, which produces MEISELRALLTPEGLELLDALGPVDQVADVARAVSRLRSAGHSPDLVSAVVGQAHLRAKAKAKFGDFAARMLFTRAGLEQATRLGVAARHAQRMRRAGIMSVADLGCGIGGDSLAFAGAGLDVQAVDADEVTAAIAAYNLAPFGESAVVRHGTAQENVPSVASDTGAIWMDPARRTSGHSETRRVSSDDYSPPLDWAFDLAARRPTGIKLGPGHDRESLPADAEAQWVSAEGSVVELVLWTGALARADVRRAALVIRGERSHELTAGADAEDVPVRGLGAFLHEPDGAVIRARLIGDVGRSLDAGMLDERIAYLTSDAALTSPFVQSFRVRETTAANPKAVSAVLKTHGIGTLEIKKRGMDVDPAAFRKKLTLKGSQSATLILTRIGDQRRAILADRVPAAD; this is translated from the coding sequence GTGGAGATCTCCGAGCTGCGCGCCCTGCTCACGCCCGAGGGCCTCGAACTGCTGGATGCGCTCGGCCCCGTCGATCAGGTCGCCGATGTGGCCCGTGCGGTATCGCGCCTTCGATCAGCCGGGCACTCCCCCGATCTCGTCTCGGCCGTGGTCGGGCAGGCGCACCTGCGGGCCAAGGCGAAGGCCAAGTTCGGAGACTTCGCGGCGAGGATGCTGTTCACCCGTGCAGGACTCGAGCAGGCGACACGTCTCGGTGTCGCCGCCCGCCACGCGCAGCGGATGCGTCGGGCCGGAATCATGAGCGTCGCCGACCTCGGCTGCGGAATCGGAGGAGACTCCCTCGCCTTCGCCGGTGCCGGCCTCGACGTACAGGCGGTGGATGCCGACGAGGTGACAGCCGCGATCGCGGCCTACAACCTCGCACCTTTCGGCGAGAGCGCGGTCGTGAGGCACGGCACGGCACAGGAGAACGTGCCTTCCGTTGCGAGCGACACCGGGGCGATCTGGATGGATCCTGCTCGGCGCACCTCGGGGCACAGCGAGACGCGGCGGGTGTCGTCCGACGACTACTCACCTCCGCTCGACTGGGCCTTCGACCTGGCAGCGCGTCGACCGACGGGCATCAAGCTCGGCCCCGGACACGATCGTGAGTCCCTCCCCGCCGACGCCGAGGCGCAGTGGGTGAGCGCCGAGGGCAGCGTCGTCGAGCTGGTGCTGTGGACCGGAGCACTCGCGCGTGCGGATGTCCGCCGCGCGGCACTCGTGATCCGCGGCGAGCGCTCACACGAGCTCACGGCCGGGGCCGACGCGGAGGACGTTCCCGTGCGCGGCCTCGGGGCTTTTCTGCACGAGCCGGACGGAGCGGTCATCCGTGCACGGCTGATCGGCGACGTCGGACGGAGCCTCGATGCGGGCATGCTCGATGAGCGCATCGCCTATCTGACCTCGGATGCCGCGCTGACGAGTCCGTTCGTGCAGTCGTTCCGGGTGCGCGAGACGACGGCGGCGAATCCGAAGGCCGTCAGCGCAGTGCTCAAGACTCACGGAATCGGCACTCTCGAGATCAAGAAACGCGGCATGGACGTCGATCCGGCGGCCTTCCGCAAGAAGCTCACGCTCAAGGGGAGTCAGTCGGCGACGTTGATCCTCACCAGGATCGGCGACCAGCGGCGCGCGATCCTCGCCGACAGGGTGCCCGCGGCGGACTGA
- a CDS encoding type IV toxin-antitoxin system AbiEi family antitoxin domain-containing protein, with product MPTPLMLVELEGGVARGSQLARFGCTRKDLSNAVRRGDVIRLRAGVFATPSCGWSVRTAALHGGALSCAGALRAHGIWVLDDEEHPHVWLGQAGRTHAHPDCTCVEHYRAGSMRLGLDPVEQALVQSFGCHGEELFFAAYESAWALGLIGAGVRRRIRAALPARARWLVDFARHDADSGLESIVRLRLHLLGIRVETPVSIDGVGRVDFVLERRVILEADGKGNHAGRSERHRDLIRDAAASRLGFETLRFDYAMIIHEWDLVVAAILGAVARSRS from the coding sequence ATGCCCACACCTCTCATGCTCGTCGAACTGGAGGGTGGAGTCGCCCGCGGGTCACAGCTCGCGCGATTCGGATGCACTCGCAAGGACCTCTCGAACGCGGTGCGTCGAGGCGATGTGATCCGCCTGCGCGCCGGAGTGTTCGCGACCCCGTCGTGCGGGTGGAGTGTGCGCACCGCTGCGCTGCATGGGGGCGCGCTCTCCTGTGCCGGTGCCCTCCGTGCGCACGGCATTTGGGTTCTCGACGACGAAGAGCATCCCCACGTCTGGCTCGGCCAAGCCGGACGAACACATGCTCATCCCGACTGCACGTGCGTCGAGCACTACCGCGCAGGATCGATGCGTCTAGGACTGGACCCGGTCGAACAGGCGCTGGTGCAGTCGTTCGGATGCCACGGTGAGGAGCTCTTCTTCGCGGCGTATGAATCGGCGTGGGCGCTGGGCCTGATCGGAGCGGGCGTGCGGCGCCGCATCCGCGCTGCGCTTCCAGCACGTGCTCGTTGGCTTGTCGACTTCGCGCGCCATGACGCGGACAGCGGGCTGGAGTCCATCGTCCGGTTACGGCTCCACCTGCTCGGCATCCGAGTGGAGACTCCGGTGTCGATCGACGGTGTCGGTCGCGTGGACTTCGTCCTGGAGAGACGCGTCATCCTCGAAGCAGACGGCAAGGGCAACCACGCCGGCCGTTCCGAACGCCATAGGGACCTGATTCGGGATGCCGCGGCATCCCGTCTGGGATTCGAAACGCTCCGATTCGACTACGCCATGATCATCCACGAGTGGGATCTCGTGGTCGCCGCGATCCTGGGCGCTGTGGCTCGCTCCCGATCCTGA
- the alr gene encoding alanine racemase, whose amino-acid sequence MTVPFREARIDLDAITDNVRHFRRLTGVQVIAVVKANAYGHGAAATAVAALAGGATRLGVAEIPEALELRRQGITAPIVAWLHAPGERFEQAAEHNVEVGISSFDQLEAAGAAASVDRPVGVHLKFETGLSRNGIAPADWRRVLAEAARLERIGRLRIIGLFSHLSNTSAQDDRDALAKFEEGVAAAATFGIRPEIRHIAATAAAIDLPEMRLDAVRIGVGIYGLSPFDDRSSAELGLRPAMTLRGAIAAVRRVPAGAGVSYGYDHRAPHDTTLVLVPLGYADGVPRHASGRLPVSIGGRRYTNVGRIAMDQFVVDVGDAPVSIGDEVVLFGDPTLGVPSAAEWANVASTINYEIVTRIGARVARRSA is encoded by the coding sequence GTGACCGTACCGTTCCGTGAAGCGCGCATCGACCTGGATGCCATCACCGACAACGTCCGCCACTTCCGTCGGCTCACCGGCGTGCAGGTCATCGCCGTCGTCAAGGCGAACGCCTACGGCCACGGCGCCGCCGCGACGGCTGTCGCAGCGCTCGCGGGCGGTGCGACGCGTCTCGGCGTCGCCGAGATCCCCGAGGCTCTAGAGCTGCGACGACAGGGCATCACCGCGCCGATCGTGGCATGGCTGCACGCGCCGGGCGAGCGGTTCGAGCAGGCGGCTGAGCACAACGTCGAAGTCGGCATCTCGTCGTTCGACCAGCTCGAGGCCGCCGGGGCTGCGGCATCCGTCGACCGCCCGGTAGGGGTGCACCTCAAGTTCGAGACGGGACTCTCGCGCAACGGGATCGCACCCGCCGACTGGCGTCGTGTGCTCGCGGAGGCGGCTCGTCTCGAGCGCATCGGCCGCCTTCGCATCATCGGGCTGTTCAGCCATCTGTCGAACACCTCCGCGCAGGACGACCGTGACGCCCTGGCGAAGTTCGAGGAGGGTGTCGCGGCCGCGGCAACCTTCGGCATCCGTCCGGAGATCCGCCACATCGCTGCGACGGCTGCCGCGATCGACCTGCCGGAGATGCGTCTGGATGCGGTCCGCATCGGAGTCGGCATCTACGGACTCTCGCCGTTCGATGACCGCTCGTCCGCCGAACTGGGACTCCGACCCGCCATGACGCTGCGTGGCGCGATCGCCGCTGTGCGCAGGGTACCGGCCGGTGCGGGAGTCTCGTACGGCTACGACCACCGCGCGCCGCATGACACCACCCTCGTGCTCGTGCCGCTGGGCTATGCCGACGGCGTGCCCCGACACGCATCCGGCCGGCTGCCGGTGTCGATCGGCGGGCGTCGCTATACGAACGTCGGCCGCATCGCGATGGATCAGTTCGTGGTCGACGTGGGCGACGCACCCGTATCGATCGGTGACGAGGTCGTGCTGTTCGGCGACCCGACCCTCGGAGTCCCGTCGGCGGCGGAGTGGGCGAACGTCGCCTCGACCATCAACTACGAGATCGTGACCCGCATCGGCGCGCGCGTCGCCCGGCGGTCGGCATGA
- the rarD gene encoding EamA family transporter RarD: MTNTATARSTQTAGVAYAGGAYLLWGVLPLYFLLLAPTGPWEVVAWRVLLSLAFCLLLLTVTRGWAAFGAIIRQPRLLAWTALAGVLIYVNWQVFLIGTLSENIVETSLGYFINPITTVLLGVFVLKERIRRLQWAAIGIAAVAVIVIVLFYGEFPWIALSLTASFGVYGLIKKKIGPAVDAISGLTLESFWLIPIAVVQLILVAATPDGITMGSHGVWHAVLLAFAGVATAVPLLLFAAGTRRINLTVIGMIQFITPVMQFVIGAVVLGEPMPPERWAGFIIVWVAILVFVIDLLLAARRGRRITQPELV, from the coding sequence CTGACGAACACCGCCACAGCCAGATCGACGCAGACCGCGGGTGTCGCCTATGCCGGTGGGGCGTACCTCCTCTGGGGCGTGCTGCCCCTCTACTTCCTTCTGCTCGCACCCACGGGGCCGTGGGAGGTCGTCGCGTGGCGAGTGCTGTTGTCGCTCGCCTTCTGTCTTCTGCTTCTCACCGTGACGCGCGGCTGGGCGGCGTTCGGCGCGATCATCCGGCAGCCGAGACTGCTGGCATGGACTGCTCTGGCCGGCGTCCTGATCTACGTCAACTGGCAGGTGTTCCTCATCGGCACCCTCTCGGAGAACATCGTCGAGACGAGCCTCGGGTACTTCATCAACCCGATCACCACTGTCCTGCTCGGGGTGTTCGTGCTCAAGGAGCGCATCCGCAGGCTGCAATGGGCCGCAATCGGCATCGCCGCTGTTGCAGTGATCGTGATCGTCCTCTTCTACGGCGAGTTCCCGTGGATCGCCCTCTCGCTGACGGCCTCGTTCGGGGTCTACGGCCTCATCAAGAAGAAGATCGGCCCCGCGGTCGATGCGATCAGCGGACTCACCCTCGAGTCGTTCTGGCTGATCCCGATCGCCGTCGTGCAGCTGATCCTCGTCGCCGCCACCCCCGACGGAATCACGATGGGCTCCCACGGTGTCTGGCACGCGGTGCTTCTCGCCTTCGCGGGAGTGGCGACGGCGGTGCCGCTGCTGCTGTTCGCCGCCGGCACCCGACGCATCAACCTGACCGTCATCGGGATGATCCAGTTCATCACGCCAGTCATGCAGTTCGTCATCGGCGCGGTCGTGCTGGGCGAGCCGATGCCGCCCGAGCGGTGGGCGGGGTTCATCATCGTCTGGGTCGCCATCCTGGTCTTCGTGATCGACCTGCTACTGGCAGCCCGCCGGGGGCGTCGGATCACTCAGCCCGAGCTGGTCTGA
- the groES gene encoding co-chaperone GroES, with amino-acid sequence MSVSIKPLEDRIVIKQVEAEQTTASGLVIPDTAKEKPQEGEVVAVGPGRIDDNGNRVPLDVAVGDRVLYSKYGGTEVKFGADEFLVLSARDVLAVVVR; translated from the coding sequence GTGTCGGTTTCCATCAAGCCGCTCGAGGACCGCATCGTCATCAAGCAGGTCGAGGCCGAGCAGACCACCGCGAGTGGCCTGGTCATCCCCGACACCGCCAAGGAGAAGCCCCAGGAGGGCGAGGTCGTGGCCGTGGGCCCCGGTCGCATCGATGACAACGGCAACCGCGTTCCGCTCGACGTCGCCGTCGGTGACCGTGTCCTGTACAGCAAGTACGGCGGCACCGAGGTGAAGTTCGGCGCAGACGAGTTCCTCGTCCTGTCGGCGCGCGACGTGCTCGCAGTCGTCGTCCGCTGA
- the glmS gene encoding glutamine--fructose-6-phosphate transaminase (isomerizing), producing the protein MCGIVGYVGPRPSQDILLAGLARLEYRGYDSAGVAVIDGDGALGMRKKAGKLAVLRDSLADSSLPDGNTGIGHTRWATHGGPSDENAHPHLADDDRLALIHNGIIENFAALRDELLADGVSFRSETDTEVAAALLGREYRNNGGDLQLAFRGVVNRLEGAFTLLAMHQDHPGLVVGARRNSPLVIGLGEGENFLGSDVAAFIEHTRKALAIGQDQIVSITPDAVTVTDFAGTPVEAEPFDVSWDAAAAEKGGWSSFMAKEVSEQPEAVANTIRGRIQGDQVVIPELEGLDELFLGINRIIITACGTAAYSALVGKYAIEQWARIPVDVELAHEFRYRDPVIGADTLVVSISQSGETMDTLMAVKYASERGARTLSICNTQGATIPRESDAVVYTHAGPEVAVASTKAFSAQITALLLLGLHMGRVRGSVEDASVDVAELTALPEKIAKVLASEQEHVTQLAGWMADTRSVLFLGRHVGFPIALEGALKLKEISYIHAEGFAAGELKHGPIALIEPGQPVFVLVPSPRHSAVVHSKVVSNIQEIRARGARVIVVAEEGDAAVLPFADEVIRIPLAGAMFEPLLAVVPLQIFAMALATAKGLDVDQPRNLAKSVTVE; encoded by the coding sequence ATGTGTGGAATCGTCGGATACGTGGGCCCGCGGCCCAGCCAGGACATCCTGCTCGCCGGCCTCGCCCGCCTCGAGTACCGCGGCTATGACTCCGCTGGTGTCGCCGTCATCGACGGCGATGGAGCGCTCGGCATGCGCAAGAAGGCGGGAAAGCTCGCCGTGCTGCGCGATTCGCTCGCCGACTCGTCGCTTCCGGACGGCAACACCGGCATCGGGCACACGCGTTGGGCCACCCACGGCGGCCCCAGCGACGAGAACGCGCACCCGCACCTCGCGGACGACGATCGCCTCGCTCTGATCCACAACGGCATCATCGAGAACTTCGCCGCGCTGCGTGACGAGCTGCTCGCCGACGGCGTCAGCTTCCGCAGTGAGACCGATACCGAGGTCGCCGCAGCGCTCCTCGGTCGGGAGTACCGCAACAACGGCGGTGACCTGCAGCTCGCGTTCCGCGGCGTGGTCAATCGCCTCGAAGGTGCGTTCACCCTTCTCGCGATGCACCAGGACCACCCGGGGCTCGTCGTCGGAGCCCGCCGCAACTCGCCTCTGGTCATCGGCCTCGGTGAGGGAGAGAACTTCCTCGGGTCCGACGTCGCCGCGTTCATCGAGCACACCCGCAAGGCGCTCGCCATCGGGCAGGACCAGATCGTCTCGATCACCCCTGACGCTGTGACCGTCACCGACTTCGCCGGCACGCCGGTCGAGGCCGAGCCGTTCGACGTCTCGTGGGACGCCGCCGCCGCCGAGAAGGGCGGATGGTCGAGCTTCATGGCCAAGGAGGTCTCCGAGCAGCCCGAGGCCGTCGCCAACACGATCCGCGGTCGCATCCAGGGCGACCAGGTCGTCATTCCCGAGCTCGAGGGGCTCGACGAGCTGTTCCTCGGTATCAATCGCATCATCATCACCGCGTGCGGAACCGCCGCGTACTCGGCGCTCGTCGGCAAGTACGCGATCGAGCAGTGGGCCCGCATCCCCGTCGACGTCGAGCTCGCCCACGAGTTCCGCTACCGCGACCCGGTGATCGGCGCTGACACGCTTGTCGTCTCGATCAGCCAGTCGGGCGAGACCATGGACACCCTGATGGCCGTGAAGTACGCGAGCGAGCGCGGTGCGCGCACTCTCTCGATCTGCAACACACAGGGGGCCACGATCCCGCGCGAGTCGGATGCCGTCGTCTACACGCACGCGGGCCCCGAGGTCGCGGTCGCGTCGACCAAGGCGTTCTCGGCGCAGATCACCGCTCTCCTTCTGCTCGGTCTGCACATGGGGCGCGTGCGCGGATCCGTCGAGGATGCATCCGTCGACGTCGCCGAGCTCACGGCGCTTCCCGAGAAGATCGCGAAGGTCCTCGCGAGCGAGCAGGAGCACGTCACTCAGCTCGCCGGTTGGATGGCCGACACCCGCTCGGTGCTGTTCCTCGGTCGCCATGTGGGCTTCCCGATCGCGCTCGAGGGTGCGCTCAAGCTCAAGGAGATCTCGTACATCCACGCGGAGGGGTTCGCCGCGGGCGAGCTCAAGCACGGTCCGATCGCCTTGATCGAGCCGGGACAGCCCGTCTTCGTCCTCGTGCCCTCGCCGCGTCACTCGGCTGTCGTGCACTCGAAGGTCGTCTCCAACATCCAGGAGATCCGGGCGCGCGGCGCTCGCGTGATCGTGGTCGCCGAAGAGGGTGACGCGGCGGTTCTGCCGTTCGCCGACGAGGTCATCCGGATCCCTCTCGCGGGTGCGATGTTCGAGCCGCTGCTCGCTGTGGTGCCGCTGCAGATCTTCGCCATGGCGCTCGCCACCGCGAAGGGACTCGACGTCGACCAGCCCCGCAACCTCGCGAAGTCCGTCACCGTCGAGTAG
- the tsaE gene encoding tRNA (adenosine(37)-N6)-threonylcarbamoyltransferase complex ATPase subunit type 1 TsaE, which yields MSVHPAFLGRLEIETSEAMEQLGFRIGEQLEAGDLLILTGPLGAGKTTFTRGLAEGLGVRGPVQSPTFVIARTHPSLVGRAPLVHVDAYRLGSGAELDDLDLDLARSVVVIEWGRGMAEDLADTWWDIELERPVGGDDDLDPSELDADAPRHVTITRGGRSAITG from the coding sequence ATGAGCGTCCACCCCGCATTCCTCGGTCGCCTCGAGATCGAGACGTCGGAGGCGATGGAGCAGCTCGGCTTCCGTATCGGCGAGCAGCTCGAAGCGGGAGACCTGCTGATCCTCACCGGGCCCCTCGGTGCCGGCAAGACGACGTTCACGAGAGGGCTCGCCGAGGGCCTCGGCGTGCGCGGTCCGGTGCAGAGCCCGACCTTCGTGATCGCGCGGACGCACCCCTCGCTCGTCGGACGCGCGCCACTCGTGCATGTGGACGCCTACCGTCTCGGCTCGGGAGCGGAGCTCGACGACCTCGACCTCGATCTCGCGCGCTCGGTCGTCGTGATCGAATGGGGGCGCGGGATGGCCGAGGACCTCGCAGACACCTGGTGGGACATCGAGCTCGAACGTCCCGTCGGCGGCGACGACGATCTCGACCCCTCCGAGCTCGATGCCGACGCTCCTCGGCACGTGACGATCACGCGCGGCGGACGCTCAGCGATCACCGGTTGA
- a CDS encoding holo-ACP synthase yields MIIGTGIDLVDIPRFERTLERTPRLLERLFAPGERALRLPSLAARYAAKEALIKTLGGSDGVHWIEIEIASEASGRPHFVLTGTTAEVVAERGITRLHLTLTHDAGLAAAFVVAEGEPL; encoded by the coding sequence GTGATCATCGGGACCGGCATCGACCTCGTGGACATCCCGCGGTTCGAGCGCACACTCGAGCGCACGCCACGACTTCTCGAGCGACTCTTCGCGCCGGGGGAGCGGGCGCTGCGCCTTCCGTCCCTCGCCGCTCGGTATGCCGCGAAGGAGGCCCTGATCAAGACCCTCGGAGGATCCGACGGCGTCCATTGGATCGAGATCGAGATCGCCTCCGAGGCCTCAGGGCGCCCGCACTTCGTGTTGACGGGGACCACTGCGGAGGTGGTCGCCGAGCGAGGCATCACCCGACTGCATCTGACACTCACTCACGACGCGGGGCTCGCCGCCGCATTCGTCGTCGCCGAAGGAGAGCCGCTGTGA
- the rimI gene encoding ribosomal protein S18-alanine N-acetyltransferase codes for MTLRDATPDDLDAIMAIEHRSFPTDAWSSSAMALELASPHGRYLVDELDGAIIGYGGVRALEGSRDADIQTIALDADHRGAGRGRALLRALLDAAGQRGAREVFLEVRADNPSAEGLYLSEGFEEIGRRPRYYQPDDVDAIVMRLALQHPRSAHQGAAITDAAKEATA; via the coding sequence ATGACTCTGCGCGACGCGACGCCGGACGACCTCGACGCCATCATGGCGATAGAGCATCGTTCCTTCCCCACCGACGCGTGGAGTTCGTCTGCGATGGCGTTGGAGCTGGCCAGTCCGCACGGTCGCTACCTGGTCGACGAGCTCGACGGCGCGATCATCGGCTACGGGGGAGTCCGTGCACTCGAGGGGTCTCGCGATGCCGACATCCAGACGATCGCCCTGGACGCCGACCACCGAGGCGCGGGGCGAGGGCGTGCGCTGCTGCGCGCGTTGCTCGACGCAGCCGGGCAGAGGGGCGCTCGTGAGGTGTTCCTCGAGGTCCGCGCCGACAACCCGAGTGCCGAAGGACTGTACCTGTCCGAGGGGTTCGAGGAGATCGGCCGCCGCCCGCGGTACTACCAGCCCGATGACGTCGATGCGATCGTGATGCGCCTCGCCCTGCAGCATCCTCGTTCCGCACATCAGGGCGCGGCGATCACGGATGCCGCGAAGGAGGCCACCGCATGA